The genomic stretch TTACTTGTACTTCAGGTGATACTTCTACTATTTCATCTAAAAATATGGTTCCTTTATCCGCTAGTTCAAATCTGCCTTTTTTTTGGGAAATTGCACCTGTGAATGCTCCTTTTTCATGTCCAAAAAGTTCACTCTCAAGTATGCTTTCAGATAGTGCGGCACAATTGACTTTAATAAAAGGTTTGTCGTTTCTATTTGATAAATCAAATATTGCATCTGCTATTACTTCTTTTCCAACACCGCTTTCTCCAGTTATTAGAACAGATGCTTTTGATTTTGCAATTTTCTTTACAAGTTCTAAGATTTTTTGCATTATAAGTGATTTTCCAAATATTTCTTCGTAATAGCTTAAATTTTTTCTTATAATGACGTTTTTTTGTAATACATTTTGTTGTGTTTTGTCATTCCTTTTTTTTAAAGCTCGCTTGATGATTAATAATAGTCTTTCAAGGTCAACAGGTTTTGTTAAAAAGTCATAAGCACCCTCTCGCATAGCATCAACAGCTGAATCTACAGTGCCGTGTGCTGTAAGAATGATAAAAGGTATATTTGGATTTCTATCTTTTACAATTTTTAATAATTCTTCTCCTGATATTTGAGGCATTCGAAGATCAGATATTATAGCATCGATTTTTTCATTTTGAATTGTTTCAAGAGCTTCTTCGCCATCACTAGCAGTAAATACAAAGTAACCTTCTTCTTCAAGATAAGTTGCTATTCCTTCTCGTATGTTTTTTTCATCATCTGCTACCAATAATTTACTCATTTTCTAAACATCCTTCAATTAAAATTTTGCCTTTATTTAATTTTGGAAGTGTTATTGTAAAAGATGTTCCTTTCATTTCTTTACTTTCTACAAAAATTTCACCACCATGTTCTTTCACTATTTTATAGGAAATGGTAAGTCCTATACCACTTCCATTTTCTTTTGTACTAAATTGTGGTTTAAATATATCGTCTTTTGTTTCGTTTGTTATTCCATTAGCATTATCTTTAATAGAAACATAAATGTTATTTTCATTTTCATGAATAGATATTTCTATTTTTTTTATTTTTTTATTTGATTCAAGTAATGCTTCTTCTGCATTTTTTACTATATTAATAATTACTTGTCTTATAAGTTTTTCATCAATTAATACAAAGCTTACTTTTTTTAA from Borrelia duttonii Ly encodes the following:
- a CDS encoding sigma-54-dependent transcriptional regulator, which encodes MSKLLVADDEKNIREGIATYLEEEGYFVFTASDGEEALETIQNEKIDAIISDLRMPQISGEELLKIVKDRNPNIPFIILTAHGTVDSAVDAMREGAYDFLTKPVDLERLLLIIKRALKKRNDKTQQNVLQKNVIIRKNLSYYEEIFGKSLIMQKILELVKKIAKSKASVLITGESGVGKEVIADAIFDLSNRNDKPFIKVNCAALSESILESELFGHEKGAFTGAISQKKGRFELADKGTIFLDEIVEVSPEVQVKLLRVLQNKTFERVGGETTMQVDIRLLTATNKNIEEEIQKGKFREDLFYRLNIININIPPLRERKDDIPNLTKILIKDVASENNKEEKSISNDALKALYAYDWPGNIRELKNVLESALILSKGKQIVKDDLPPKIKNNTNQSFNITLPIGISLKEAEKEIIKQTLLHSKNNKSKCAEILKIGRKTLHNKITEYKIH